The Halobellus sp. MBLA0158 genome has a window encoding:
- a CDS encoding PD-(D/E)XK nuclease family protein: protein MDQSVKHLQTTLETFATAVRSVPEIEEPPRPTLAVLNQQQTEAYWNRLLRYFLDPSEPHGFKTAILDGILAVVADHDGSAEFDHQSGDEIVVESEVQSTGGNRPDLLAYCPEEWSVCFELKVNASEGRNQTTQYVQDNFLPDNVSVPPSDEYHVYISKATRSDSVADRFYDVSWHTVVDVFDDVLLSTRGGATERGAAQLRDFRDAISEEVSMEDQEYTERQREQMALYIEHYDEIRTARKAFEAVRKRERDRWATRFRERYAPESLTDEWYCDPSKYGLLFKHGWRCDADGKPVKAVDDARYRLEFQQFVRKRETWAEGELRFRVYTSPNGVPDAYRNAFKDLTNEEFYDDLATIRERHDIEHGRGNKTQAQKWYSFDPKRGPEGFYETLAQAFEEFVELAPVLTEVHERALDIAAETE, encoded by the coding sequence GTGGACCAATCAGTCAAGCACCTACAGACGACACTGGAGACGTTCGCGACCGCAGTCCGGTCAGTTCCCGAAATTGAGGAGCCACCGCGGCCGACGCTAGCGGTGCTGAACCAGCAGCAAACAGAGGCCTACTGGAACCGTCTGCTCAGGTACTTCCTCGACCCGTCAGAACCACACGGCTTCAAGACGGCAATTCTAGACGGTATACTCGCAGTGGTTGCCGACCACGACGGGAGTGCCGAATTCGACCACCAGTCTGGCGACGAAATCGTCGTGGAGTCAGAAGTCCAGAGCACTGGTGGCAACCGTCCGGACCTGCTTGCCTACTGCCCTGAAGAGTGGTCCGTGTGTTTCGAACTGAAAGTCAACGCCAGCGAGGGGAGAAACCAGACCACTCAGTATGTTCAAGATAATTTCTTGCCGGATAACGTATCAGTCCCACCAAGCGATGAGTACCACGTTTACATCTCTAAGGCTACCCGTTCTGATTCTGTAGCTGATAGGTTTTATGACGTGTCTTGGCATACGGTTGTCGACGTGTTCGACGACGTATTGCTGTCGACACGAGGCGGCGCGACCGAACGGGGAGCAGCGCAGTTGCGGGATTTCCGTGATGCGATCAGCGAGGAGGTTAGTATGGAAGACCAGGAGTACACCGAACGCCAGCGCGAGCAGATGGCACTGTACATCGAACACTACGACGAGATCAGGACCGCACGAAAGGCCTTCGAGGCGGTCCGGAAGCGAGAACGGGACCGCTGGGCGACTCGGTTTCGTGAGCGGTATGCTCCCGAGAGCCTGACCGACGAGTGGTACTGTGATCCTTCGAAGTACGGCCTGCTGTTCAAGCACGGTTGGCGATGTGACGCCGACGGAAAGCCAGTCAAGGCTGTTGACGACGCCCGGTATCGACTTGAATTTCAGCAGTTCGTGCGTAAACGAGAGACGTGGGCTGAGGGTGAGCTCAGGTTCCGAGTCTACACTTCGCCCAACGGCGTACCCGACGCCTATAGGAACGCGTTCAAGGACTTAACGAACGAAGAGTTCTATGACGATCTGGCCACGATTCGTGAGCGACACGATATCGAACACGGCAGAGGCAACAAGACACAGGCCCAGAAATGGTACTCCTTCGACCCGAAACGTGGTCCCGAAGGATTCTACGAGACGCTGGCACAGGCCTTCGAGGAGTTCGTCGAATTAGCACCAGTCCTGACCGAAGTTCACGAGCGTGCGCTCGATATTGCTGCGGAAACTGAGTAA
- a CDS encoding GIY-YIG nuclease family protein — MGLDDLVSGEIAKSLNAEDKRLIREFKLQEPSASKRSVVYGIYDRRTGELLYVGETQALIRRISDHFRTRSGSNLLALVEDDDEINIEGGREGNIWDRTAIKYVEVTGSRERRRLIEEAIEAELNPRYSSD, encoded by the coding sequence ATGGGTCTCGATGACTTGGTTTCAGGAGAAATAGCGAAGTCTTTGAATGCAGAGGATAAACGACTTATCAGAGAATTCAAACTTCAGGAACCGAGTGCATCAAAACGAAGTGTCGTGTATGGTATCTATGATCGGAGGACGGGTGAATTGTTGTACGTTGGGGAGACGCAGGCTCTAATTCGACGCATCAGCGATCACTTTCGTACAAGGAGCGGGAGTAATCTGTTGGCGTTGGTCGAAGATGATGATGAAATCAATATAGAAGGAGGTCGGGAAGGAAATATTTGGGATAGAACAGCGATCAAGTACGTTGAGGTGACAGGGAGCCGTGAACGAAGGCGACTAATAGAGGAAGCAATCGAGGCCGAACTCAATCCACGCTATTCATCGGATTAA
- a CDS encoding Cdc6/Cdc18 family protein produces MNSSTSLISDPGPLQPETIPLEFECRQQALEQLKNRADSGRNIHLYGERGTGKTHLTLSTLQSMDDVQTCYVDCRHCQTQYQILQQILRKLTGEPVKDGLHTSTLQRRIEDRTTAVQTIIVLDEIDFLLQEDEDSTLYHLSRTSNPIHLVTISPNKTELQDHLEERTYSSLQPQTIQLQPYTEDQTYQILLQRAQKALKPQTLQKQALGKITSQADDLKSGLHWLKAAAETAENAVTVSTVEQTREKAFKQHAQQLLQPFTQHHHLTHQAIKELHSELGTVTAGDVYQKYRELTDKHEIDSLTDRRISDYLKHLELLDLIEAEYHYGGRKGKTREITVKRSVSNP; encoded by the coding sequence ATGAACTCCTCTACGTCTTTGATCTCCGACCCAGGACCACTCCAACCCGAAACAATACCACTCGAATTTGAGTGCCGGCAACAAGCACTGGAACAACTCAAAAACCGTGCTGACAGCGGCCGGAACATCCACCTCTACGGAGAAAGAGGTACTGGAAAAACCCACCTCACACTATCCACTCTCCAATCAATGGATGACGTGCAAACCTGCTACGTCGACTGCCGACACTGCCAAACACAGTACCAAATACTTCAACAAATCCTCCGAAAATTGACCGGAGAACCCGTCAAAGACGGATTACACACTTCCACGCTTCAACGCCGAATCGAAGACCGGACTACCGCAGTACAGACAATAATCGTCTTAGATGAAATCGATTTCCTACTACAAGAAGACGAAGACAGCACTCTCTACCACCTCTCACGCACATCCAACCCAATCCACCTCGTCACTATTTCACCCAACAAAACCGAATTACAAGACCACTTAGAAGAAAGAACATACAGTTCTCTCCAACCCCAAACCATCCAACTACAACCATATACCGAAGACCAAACCTACCAAATCCTGCTACAAAGAGCACAGAAAGCCCTAAAACCACAGACACTGCAAAAACAAGCCCTCGGAAAAATCACCTCACAAGCCGACGATCTCAAGTCTGGTCTGCATTGGCTGAAAGCAGCTGCCGAAACAGCAGAAAACGCAGTAACCGTCTCCACCGTTGAACAAACCCGAGAGAAGGCTTTCAAGCAGCACGCACAGCAACTGCTACAACCATTCACCCAGCACCACCACCTAACCCATCAAGCCATCAAAGAACTCCACAGTGAACTTGGAACAGTGACTGCTGGAGATGTCTACCAAAAATACCGTGAACTCACGGACAAACACGAAATAGACTCACTGACTGACCGGAGGATCAGCGACTATCTCAAGCACTTAGAGCTGCTTGATTTGATCGAGGCAGAATATCACTACGGTGGACGAAAAGGTAAAACCAGGGAGATCACCGTCAAGAGATCCGTATCTAATCCATAA